One genomic segment of Spirosoma oryzicola includes these proteins:
- a CDS encoding DUF3859 domain-containing protein — MIRDVVLTGFGLCQVANEAAEPSQDSLTDHFLRSDTISFLAETDTIPLKRGSRFGIAYSLEGIEEDNAEVFVARIRHPLLTNPTTGESSAEVTETKAGCIGESNFDYFHFEYSWELKPGKWLFQVIQSGRVLLEKEFNLYS, encoded by the coding sequence ATGATAAGGGATGTTGTTTTAACGGGCTTTGGCCTCTGCCAGGTAGCCAACGAAGCCGCAGAACCAAGCCAGGATAGCCTTACTGACCATTTTCTTCGGAGTGATACGATTTCCTTTCTGGCTGAAACCGACACCATTCCACTCAAAAGAGGCTCGCGCTTCGGTATAGCCTATTCCCTAGAAGGAATCGAAGAGGATAATGCAGAGGTGTTTGTTGCCCGCATACGCCATCCATTACTGACCAATCCTACCACAGGGGAGTCATCTGCCGAAGTGACAGAAACCAAGGCTGGCTGTATTGGTGAATCAAACTTTGATTATTTCCACTTTGAGTATAGTTGGGAGCTAAAGCCGGGCAAATGGCTTTTTCAGGTAATTCAATCCGGCAGGGTACTGCTCGAAAAGGAGTTCAATCTATATAGCTAA
- a CDS encoding transposase produces MNGFGVSVSKVVADAGYCSGENYEQLEISGLNGFIAPDGTYKVERSDFTYDALSDSYSCSQGKRLAFDRLLIDKQGNPKKRYLAKASDCKSCPLSEPCKGKKAEEKRLPHTYYKAQYERMVERLSSRFGKRMMRIRSATVEPVLGSLINYYGLGQINTRSREAAAKVMDVAAIAYNLKKHLRFTPVEQSGMVIALPLPDQF; encoded by the coding sequence TTGAACGGATTTGGTGTATCCGTGAGTAAGGTAGTGGCGGATGCAGGGTATTGCTCCGGAGAGAATTATGAACAGTTGGAAATCAGTGGATTGAACGGGTTTATTGCCCCTGATGGTACGTACAAGGTCGAGCGGTCAGACTTTACCTACGATGCCCTTAGTGACAGTTATAGCTGTAGCCAGGGTAAACGATTGGCCTTTGATCGACTACTAATCGATAAGCAAGGTAATCCCAAGAAACGTTATCTGGCTAAGGCATCCGATTGTAAGAGTTGTCCTCTCAGTGAGCCGTGTAAGGGTAAAAAAGCCGAGGAAAAGCGCTTGCCTCATACCTACTACAAAGCTCAATACGAACGAATGGTGGAGCGGTTATCGAGTCGGTTCGGCAAGCGCATGATGCGGATACGATCCGCGACAGTCGAACCTGTCTTGGGCAGTCTGATCAACTACTATGGCCTAGGCCAAATCAATACGAGAAGTCGAGAAGCCGCAGCTAAAGTGATGGATGTGGCGGCCATAGCCTACAATCTGAAGAAGCACCTACGCTTTACGCCCGTTGAACAAAGTGGTATGGTGATCGCTCTACCACTACCTGATCAGTTTTAG
- a CDS encoding SRPBCC family protein, whose amino-acid sequence MVSAIQIDAPAQTVWNHVVAFPQLDQPDNFIFKTGIAYPINASIKGTGVGAVRYCNFTTGRFVEPITVWDQPRLLRFAVVQQPQPMKELSFWDVDAPHLHDYFVSRQGQFKLTRLPNGKTLLEGTTWYCHTIKPAFYWQLWSNYIIHKIHNRVLVHIKRKSERQVSIDRMLVLEKIS is encoded by the coding sequence GTGGTCAGCGCCATTCAGATTGACGCACCTGCCCAAACGGTTTGGAACCATGTGGTTGCCTTTCCCCAGCTAGACCAACCCGATAATTTTATCTTTAAAACGGGCATTGCTTACCCCATCAATGCCAGCATTAAAGGAACCGGTGTCGGAGCAGTACGATACTGTAATTTTACAACTGGACGTTTTGTGGAGCCAATCACCGTCTGGGATCAACCGCGCTTGCTCAGGTTCGCGGTAGTCCAGCAGCCACAACCGATGAAAGAGCTGAGTTTTTGGGACGTAGATGCTCCCCACCTGCACGACTACTTTGTCTCCAGACAAGGGCAATTCAAGCTAACCCGCTTACCAAACGGGAAAACGCTGTTAGAGGGCACGACCTGGTACTGCCATACCATCAAACCGGCTTTTTACTGGCAACTGTGGAGTAACTACATCATTCACAAGATTCATAATCGAGTGCTGGTGCATATAAAGAGAAAGTCAGAGAGGCAGGTCTCTATCGACAGGATGCTCGTCCTGGAGAAAATTTCCTAA
- a CDS encoding hybrid sensor histidine kinase/response regulator, whose translation MATTDPQQNASLDPFASAYAAAFANMDQGFCFLEKVDTPVNEPSDFRYQMVNPAFEKHTGLTNVIGKTSRQVVPQLDERIITLYEQVARTGQSTQFQTYVAPLDRWIEANVFPISQQSAQIAVLFTNITDRKRAEEAQQVSEVTYRTLFETMEQGFGIGQILPADQQAGQPMDYQWLEVNPRFEQLTGLARADVLSQTTRQLIPGLEEAWYEGYGHVAATGETVSFEAYSPVLSRWFEVYVFALGSPASRRVGVLFSNTTERKQQQKRQALLLKLADAIRPLTASGDIMTTVSELIGRHYEVDRCGFAELPPPYNQLVISRDWTKTGMPSRQDAYPLSSWSGELIRRLRSGQTVVDDAGKDSQNPPPEAPSKRAGDRGSRIWVPRLKEGQWVGSFFVEDAPSRSWNEADVGLLEEIAERTWAAVERARAEEALGEEYRRKDEFMAMLAHELRNPLASLANTLLVLQLTRGTDENLSYPQAVGQMSQQVGHMSRMVDDLLDVGRIRYGLIQLHSKPLDLVTLMRQTVETVKPFYSQQRRQLSVSLPPYALPMLGDETRLVQVVMNLLTNGLRYTNQEGHVWVSLQLEKDEAQQKQALLRVKDDGIGIALDRQATIFDIFVQGETTLDRPRGGLGLGLAVVKQLVVLHEGSIEVHSPGVGEGSEFLVRLPLKPESAALELPHLPVFNTATGKGRVLVIEDNQTLADMTARLVALSGYEARVSYSGTDGLVMAEQWRPDVILLDLGLPHLDGFEVSRRLREQSWGQSLPIVALTGYSPLSFQARTEQAGFAAYLIKPLNLPQLRKLLSEVVPDQ comes from the coding sequence ATGGCAACAACCGATCCGCAACAAAACGCGTCGCTTGATCCATTCGCGTCCGCCTATGCCGCTGCCTTTGCCAACATGGACCAGGGCTTCTGCTTCCTGGAAAAAGTCGATACCCCGGTCAATGAACCCTCGGATTTTCGCTATCAGATGGTCAATCCTGCCTTCGAAAAGCACACGGGCTTAACAAACGTAATCGGCAAAACCAGTCGGCAAGTCGTTCCCCAACTCGACGAACGCATCATAACCCTCTATGAGCAGGTGGCCCGAACCGGGCAGTCTACTCAGTTTCAGACCTATGTCGCCCCACTCGACCGATGGATCGAGGCCAACGTTTTCCCTATCAGTCAGCAGTCGGCTCAAATCGCTGTCCTGTTCACCAATATCACCGACCGCAAACGGGCCGAAGAAGCTCAGCAGGTGTCGGAGGTGACGTACCGCACCCTGTTCGAAACCATGGAACAGGGCTTTGGCATCGGTCAGATCTTACCCGCCGACCAGCAGGCTGGGCAACCCATGGACTACCAGTGGCTGGAAGTCAACCCCCGGTTTGAGCAGCTGACGGGTCTGGCCCGCGCCGACGTGCTTAGTCAGACGACGCGCCAGCTCATACCCGGCCTGGAGGAGGCCTGGTACGAAGGCTATGGCCATGTAGCCGCCACGGGCGAGACGGTCAGCTTCGAGGCTTATTCGCCGGTGCTGAGCCGCTGGTTTGAGGTGTACGTCTTTGCCTTGGGCTCACCGGCCAGCCGGCGGGTGGGTGTGCTGTTTAGCAATACCACCGAGCGCAAGCAGCAGCAAAAACGGCAGGCTCTGCTGCTTAAGCTAGCCGATGCCATCCGACCCTTAACTGCTTCGGGGGACATCATGACCACGGTGAGCGAGCTGATTGGGCGGCATTACGAGGTGGATCGCTGCGGGTTTGCCGAGCTTCCCCCGCCGTACAACCAGTTGGTGATCAGCCGGGACTGGACTAAGACAGGGATGCCAAGCCGGCAAGATGCCTACCCGCTTTCCAGCTGGAGCGGTGAGCTTATCCGCCGGTTACGTTCGGGACAAACGGTGGTAGATGATGCGGGTAAGGATAGCCAAAACCCGCCCCCAGAAGCGCCCTCTAAACGAGCCGGGGATAGGGGTTCCCGCATCTGGGTTCCCCGGCTCAAAGAAGGCCAGTGGGTCGGCTCGTTCTTTGTGGAGGATGCTCCGAGTCGTTCCTGGAACGAGGCCGACGTGGGCCTGCTGGAAGAAATTGCGGAGCGCACCTGGGCCGCGGTCGAACGAGCCCGGGCCGAAGAAGCACTCGGGGAAGAATACCGGCGCAAAGATGAGTTTATGGCTATGCTGGCCCATGAACTACGCAATCCCCTGGCTTCGCTGGCCAACACCTTGTTAGTCCTCCAGTTAACCAGAGGCACCGATGAGAACCTGTCCTATCCGCAGGCCGTCGGGCAGATGAGCCAGCAGGTGGGCCACATGAGCCGCATGGTCGATGATCTGTTGGATGTAGGCCGCATCCGCTATGGGCTGATCCAGCTCCACAGTAAGCCTCTCGATCTGGTGACCCTTATGCGGCAAACGGTCGAGACAGTTAAGCCATTTTATAGCCAGCAGCGTCGGCAGTTAAGCGTATCCTTACCCCCTTACGCGCTGCCGATGCTGGGTGATGAGACGCGGCTGGTGCAGGTGGTGATGAATCTACTGACCAATGGGCTCAGGTATACTAATCAAGAGGGGCATGTCTGGGTCAGTCTTCAATTGGAAAAGGACGAGGCTCAGCAAAAGCAGGCCCTATTACGAGTTAAGGATGACGGTATTGGCATTGCCCTTGACCGTCAGGCAACCATCTTTGACATTTTTGTGCAGGGCGAAACCACCCTGGACCGGCCCAGGGGTGGACTGGGCTTAGGTTTAGCCGTGGTGAAACAACTGGTTGTGTTGCATGAAGGTAGCATTGAAGTGCACAGCCCAGGCGTCGGAGAAGGCAGTGAATTCCTGGTTCGCTTGCCGCTAAAACCGGAATCGGCCGCGTTAGAATTGCCCCACTTGCCGGTATTCAATACGGCTACCGGCAAGGGACGGGTACTGGTGATCGAGGATAATCAGACATTGGCTGATATGACAGCCCGGTTGGTGGCGTTAAGCGGGTATGAAGCCCGTGTCAGTTACAGCGGAACGGATGGGCTTGTGATGGCTGAGCAGTGGCGGCCAGATGTCATCCTGTTGGATCTGGGCTTGCCCCATCTGGATGGCTTTGAGGTGAGTCGGCGCTTGCGGGAGCAGTCCTGGGGTCAGTCCCTGCCAATCGTGGCCCTAACGGGCTATAGTCCCCTGTCATTCCAGGCACGAACCGAGCAGGCTGGTTTTGCGGCATATCTGATCAAGCCGCTTAATTTGCCACAGCTTCGTAAGTTACTAAGCGAAGTTGTCCCTGATCAGTAG
- a CDS encoding replication initiation protein, which translates to MDDQPEQLHITFKLRSNNYQPNAITESRQEFTEIQKRIVVMAINQLRHIAEAWRPGQNITLLIPYTELTENQHTKISLAAKTLSSKRIIHQNFSQPGKHDFDYITPFPRVHSTRLNSKQYLELVMFADVVPAFIELGKRYTSYSLNSCFRCRRSTPSVCTRLS; encoded by the coding sequence ATGGATGATCAACCAGAACAACTTCATATCACTTTCAAACTCCGTTCTAACAATTACCAGCCTAACGCCATCACTGAGAGCAGGCAGGAATTTACTGAAATACAGAAAAGGATAGTTGTGATGGCGATCAATCAGTTGCGTCATATAGCAGAGGCATGGAGACCAGGCCAGAACATTACGTTACTTATTCCCTATACCGAACTAACTGAAAATCAGCACACCAAAATATCACTGGCTGCTAAAACCCTGAGTAGCAAGCGCATTATCCATCAAAACTTCTCGCAACCAGGTAAGCACGACTTTGATTATATAACTCCATTTCCCCGCGTACACAGTACGCGGCTGAACAGCAAACAGTATCTGGAACTGGTCATGTTTGCCGACGTGGTACCTGCCTTTATTGAATTGGGAAAACGCTACACCAGCTATAGCCTTAACTCATGCTTTCGCTGTCGTCGATCTACACCCAGCGTATGTACGAGATTATCATGA
- a CDS encoding response regulator — MNAKLPPPSTPAKLDMLLVEDNADQWFMTQSVLNREFPQIQPVWLDKAGHLLSYLETTGQDLHELPALILLDLYVHDAQTGFSLLHILKTHHLYKKIPTIVLSQSRAIDDVVRSYQLGSNGYTNKPATYEGWVELFLGLGRYWWNTGSESQ; from the coding sequence ATGAACGCTAAACTGCCGCCCCCATCAACCCCGGCCAAATTAGATATGCTTCTGGTTGAGGATAATGCCGATCAATGGTTCATGACTCAATCTGTATTGAACCGTGAATTTCCCCAGATTCAACCTGTCTGGCTGGATAAAGCAGGCCACCTGCTTTCTTATCTGGAAACCACCGGCCAGGATCTGCACGAGCTTCCTGCCCTGATCCTGTTGGACTTGTATGTGCACGACGCTCAGACGGGCTTTAGTCTGCTTCATATCCTGAAAACCCATCACCTTTATAAGAAAATACCGACAATCGTGCTTAGCCAATCCAGAGCGATCGATGATGTAGTACGCTCCTATCAACTCGGCAGCAATGGCTATACGAACAAACCCGCTACGTATGAGGGCTGGGTTGAGCTGTTTCTGGGCTTAGGTCGCTACTGGTGGAACACAGGTAGTGAGTCCCAATAG
- a CDS encoding response regulator, whose product MYGGRVEAQIEGLGQGSTFTVHLPTLTGAAAPITQLASQATAPAIDRRILVIDDNADAAMTLAMLLKLKGYEAHTRNSGRAGIEVAESLQPSAILLDIGMPGMDGYETCRAIRQQTWWQNVVVIALTGYGQAEDRQRTKEKAIC is encoded by the coding sequence ATGTACGGCGGACGCGTGGAAGCTCAAATTGAGGGACTGGGGCAAGGCAGCACCTTCACGGTTCATCTACCGACCTTGACAGGAGCTGCTGCACCGATCACCCAACTCGCTTCACAAGCTACGGCCCCTGCCATAGACAGGCGTATTTTAGTGATTGATGACAATGCGGATGCGGCAATGACATTAGCCATGCTGTTAAAATTAAAAGGCTATGAGGCCCATACCCGCAACAGTGGTCGTGCAGGCATCGAAGTGGCAGAAAGTTTACAGCCATCGGCTATTCTGCTGGATATTGGTATGCCTGGCATGGACGGCTATGAAACGTGTCGAGCCATCCGTCAGCAGACTTGGTGGCAGAACGTGGTGGTGATCGCCTTGACGGGGTATGGTCAGGCGGAGGATCGGCAGCGAACTAAGGAGAAGGCTATTTGCTAA
- a CDS encoding transposase has protein sequence MSLVKLVPPHNFYQQLLLAVDFSFVRLLFEPFYSAMGRPSLDPVVFVKLLLVALFENITSDRKLLELANLHLGIRAFLGYALEQSLPWHTTLCRTRQRIPISVFETCFTHIAGLCIQKGLVSGHTQVIDSAYIKANASMSRLKPKPAIGSSKGNSTLGKPSPPRLTTSAERLKHIHRFHNKIHKAAPNKSGQLLSNLTHYSPTDPDARIGFKSGKPRQLAYMANGSVEAAHLLITHIQTGVIAGIC, from the coding sequence ATGTCGCTGGTCAAACTTGTGCCACCCCACAACTTCTACCAGCAACTGCTTCTGGCTGTCGACTTTAGTTTTGTCAGACTGCTGTTTGAGCCCTTCTACAGCGCTATGGGGCGCCCATCCCTTGATCCAGTGGTGTTTGTCAAACTCCTTTTGGTGGCTCTTTTTGAAAACATCACTTCGGATCGTAAGCTGCTGGAACTGGCTAACCTGCACTTGGGCATCCGCGCGTTTTTAGGCTATGCACTAGAACAATCTTTGCCCTGGCATACCACTCTCTGCCGCACCCGTCAACGCATTCCAATCTCTGTCTTTGAAACGTGCTTTACTCACATTGCCGGCCTATGTATTCAAAAGGGACTTGTCAGTGGCCATACCCAGGTGATTGACTCGGCCTATATCAAAGCCAATGCATCCATGAGTCGGCTCAAGCCAAAACCTGCCATCGGGTCGTCTAAGGGTAATTCTACGTTAGGTAAACCAAGCCCACCTCGGCTAACGACTTCGGCGGAGCGCTTAAAACATATCCACCGCTTTCATAACAAGATTCACAAAGCCGCGCCTAACAAATCCGGTCAACTCCTGAGCAATCTCACCCATTATAGTCCTACTGATCCCGACGCCCGCATTGGCTTTAAGTCAGGGAAGCCTCGCCAGTTAGCGTATATGGCTAATGGGAGCGTAGAGGCGGCCCATCTCCTAATTACTCATATCCAGACTGGCGTGATAGCCGGTATCTGTTAG
- a CDS encoding replication initiation protein, with the protein MNKKAPENQLSLLTYFEGSQVLFQGNDLTSAQYEMSEVQKNIFYMVQSQLGADDAPDKQYTLRVRDIMGLKGNTNMYTSLREATKTMMQKILTIKLKDGYLQVAPFSSVLYNTKEGTLSIRIDPSLRPYLFNLKTRFTTFGHTEALTLSGKYTKRIYEMLSQWKHMKLMKITVRELKTRLALYDPETDQEQYPSWDGFRRRVLLQAIEEINEKTDLHVKMYPEREGRKVAILKWTIAITRTHAISPTPSDLQIRLTTEFGLRPDQAERITEQYDVPFIYKKLYEIRLSNNKETIANIGAYTATVFNVK; encoded by the coding sequence ATGAATAAAAAGGCTCCCGAAAACCAGCTATCGCTTCTAACCTACTTTGAAGGTAGTCAGGTTCTATTCCAGGGCAATGATCTTACTAGTGCACAGTATGAAATGAGTGAAGTTCAAAAAAATATTTTTTACATGGTGCAGTCCCAGTTGGGCGCGGATGATGCCCCAGACAAGCAGTACACACTGCGGGTGCGGGATATTATGGGCCTGAAGGGAAATACTAATATGTATACCAGTCTTAGGGAGGCCACCAAAACCATGATGCAGAAAATTCTTACCATTAAGCTCAAAGATGGTTATTTGCAAGTTGCTCCTTTTTCGTCTGTGCTTTATAACACGAAGGAAGGCACACTCTCGATCCGCATTGATCCCTCATTAAGACCATATCTGTTTAACCTTAAAACCCGTTTTACCACTTTTGGGCATACAGAAGCGTTAACCCTGTCAGGAAAGTATACCAAGCGTATTTACGAGATGCTTTCTCAGTGGAAGCATATGAAACTCATGAAGATTACGGTGCGTGAGTTAAAGACTCGTCTGGCGCTTTACGACCCTGAGACCGATCAGGAACAGTATCCAAGTTGGGACGGGTTCCGTAGACGGGTGCTGTTGCAGGCAATCGAGGAGATTAATGAAAAAACAGACCTACACGTAAAAATGTATCCTGAGCGGGAAGGACGTAAAGTAGCCATTCTCAAGTGGACCATCGCCATTACAAGAACCCACGCTATATCACCCACTCCCTCCGATTTACAGATCCGGCTGACAACAGAATTTGGGCTACGTCCTGATCAGGCCGAGCGAATAACCGAGCAATACGATGTACCATTTATTTACAAGAAACTCTACGAGATTCGGCTAAGTAATAACAAGGAAACCATTGCCAACATTGGTGCCTACACGGCTACCGTATTCAACGTGAAGTAA
- a CDS encoding MOSC domain-containing protein, whose translation MPASTHRAVDPAYARYEETLRFADVYPYLLIGQASLDDLNQRSGQPLAMLRFRPNIVVSGSEPYEEETWDRFRIGHQWFYGGESCGRCMITTLDPATGQTGPEPLRTLARYRHQGNKLVFGQYVLAESQPSPAITGSVETPVMLQVGQSIEGLSQRVVAHPQS comes from the coding sequence ATGCCTGCTTCGACGCACCGAGCCGTTGATCCGGCCTACGCCCGATACGAAGAGACCCTCCGCTTTGCCGACGTCTATCCCTATTTGCTGATTGGCCAGGCCTCGCTGGATGATCTCAACCAGCGTTCAGGCCAGCCCCTAGCGATGTTGCGGTTTCGTCCTAACATCGTTGTGAGCGGCAGTGAGCCCTATGAAGAGGAAACATGGGATCGGTTTAGGATCGGTCATCAGTGGTTTTATGGCGGAGAGTCCTGTGGGCGCTGTATGATCACTACCCTTGATCCGGCGACGGGCCAAACAGGACCAGAGCCCCTACGAACGCTGGCTCGCTACCGGCATCAAGGCAACAAGCTTGTGTTTGGCCAGTATGTGCTGGCCGAGTCTCAACCCAGCCCTGCCATCACGGGGTCGGTTGAGACCCCGGTTATGCTACAAGTGGGGCAGTCGATTGAGGGCCTCAGCCAGCGGGTAGTAGCCCATCCACAGTCGTAG
- a CDS encoding DUF4198 domain-containing protein → MSPDTSLRIRHSHQTFWLYSVLFAVGFLLSCCDPKRSLDVNGILQDSTGRALPGAPLQFTGYKNHGYTSRSTVRDYYTRTDAQGHFSITLDWKGVSAYDLLLDRDSTYWSYRIDACPPLTSPGTGCTISYPFPNPLHPISIVARATIEP, encoded by the coding sequence ATGTCTCCAGACACTTCACTACGAATCAGACATAGCCACCAGACTTTCTGGCTTTATTCTGTTCTTTTTGCCGTAGGCTTTCTACTGAGTTGCTGTGATCCAAAACGAAGCCTGGACGTAAACGGCATCCTTCAGGATTCAACCGGACGAGCGTTACCGGGAGCCCCTTTGCAGTTCACAGGGTATAAAAACCATGGCTACACGAGCCGTTCTACCGTAAGAGACTATTACACGCGGACGGATGCGCAGGGCCACTTTAGTATAACCCTGGACTGGAAGGGCGTTAGTGCCTATGACCTGCTTCTGGACCGTGATTCAACGTATTGGTCGTATCGAATTGATGCGTGTCCACCACTCACTAGTCCAGGAACGGGTTGTACTATTTCGTATCCCTTCCCCAATCCTCTTCACCCCATCTCGATTGTCGCACGGGCAACGATAGAGCCATAG
- a CDS encoding acyl-CoA thioester hydrolase/BAAT C-terminal domain-containing protein: MASDAQAAFRYLEGHKGVDARRIGVIGHSEGATIAAIAASRIPKIRCLLALNGPVLPGYQDILLITEQRLRETGIADDTINSYLTNMRLYLGRPASTPLEKRRVAAEYIVRFEIDRLPVDQRAKITKTDIESAVNSQMHEVLSRWEQHYLSLNPTVYYQQLSCPIGIFYSESEVAGLLSKRLLEFRKVFNTADPVHLIRQIKHVDHNLITTDQLPKAVCSAFIKAVVEEAGKLI; this comes from the coding sequence TTGGCTTCCGATGCGCAGGCGGCTTTTAGGTATTTAGAGGGCCATAAAGGGGTTGACGCACGACGAATTGGAGTTATCGGGCACAGTGAAGGAGCAACCATTGCCGCTATTGCCGCGTCAAGAATTCCGAAAATCAGATGTTTACTCGCCCTCAATGGGCCGGTCTTGCCTGGCTACCAAGACATTTTACTAATCACCGAGCAGCGGCTACGAGAAACAGGTATAGCCGACGATACCATTAATTCCTATCTAACTAACATGCGGCTTTATTTAGGTCGCCCTGCTTCTACTCCACTGGAAAAAAGAAGGGTAGCTGCTGAGTACATCGTTCGATTTGAGATCGATAGACTGCCTGTTGATCAACGAGCTAAGATCACAAAGACAGATATCGAATCGGCAGTAAATAGCCAGATGCATGAGGTGCTATCTCGTTGGGAGCAGCACTATTTAAGCTTGAATCCTACCGTCTATTATCAGCAATTGAGTTGCCCAATCGGTATATTTTATTCAGAAAGTGAAGTGGCAGGTCTGCTCTCTAAGCGATTGTTGGAATTTAGAAAAGTGTTCAACACGGCTGATCCGGTTCATTTAATACGACAAATTAAGCATGTAGATCATAATCTGATCACAACCGATCAACTTCCTAAGGCAGTCTGCTCGGCCTTTATTAAAGCAGTTGTAGAGGAAGCGGGCAAATTGATTTAG
- a CDS encoding c-type cytochrome — translation MTLFSDACSFLNLMIDSSLNPLVKALWWLIQLLGLSLVLLVVGLICLDSLSEPVDSGKPPVLSYADEPVKPIASLSPGAKKGKLLFTNHCQQCHELSTVKAVGPGLLGVSGRVPDQVWLRKWILNPSALLDSGDAYAKQMVKSYSPVVMPGFPALGEDDVKSLVDYIDSYESGSTSFVQ, via the coding sequence GTGACTTTATTTTCGGATGCGTGTAGTTTTCTTAACCTGATGATCGATTCGTCGCTTAATCCGCTTGTCAAGGCTTTATGGTGGTTAATTCAGCTGCTTGGCCTAAGCTTGGTTTTACTCGTTGTTGGCTTAATTTGTCTGGACTCGCTGAGCGAGCCAGTGGATTCAGGTAAGCCACCGGTTCTGAGCTACGCAGATGAGCCAGTTAAGCCGATTGCCAGTCTGTCCCCAGGCGCAAAAAAGGGTAAGCTACTCTTCACGAACCATTGTCAACAATGCCATGAACTATCAACGGTGAAGGCTGTCGGTCCGGGCTTGCTGGGCGTTTCGGGACGAGTGCCTGATCAGGTATGGCTCCGGAAATGGATTCTTAATCCATCGGCTTTGCTTGATTCAGGAGATGCGTATGCTAAACAAATGGTAAAGAGCTATTCTCCGGTGGTAATGCCTGGCTTTCCGGCTCTTGGGGAAGATGATGTCAAATCCCTTGTTGACTACATTGATAGCTACGAAAGCGGGAGCACTAGTTTTGTACAGTGA
- a CDS encoding replication initiation protein: protein MLSLSSIYTQRMYEIIMMFYGRGQKEFTYEVAKLRTALNYPPEHDYYDFKRKALTVAQSELSQKIGLHFHYTPFLKSGKAVIELRFEVVSDNDLINTDVETDLRTAQAMQPHEVMAIARNLIHDYKFTKKQQNQILENVTLMNTFIRLHTEFHHGKRVAKNPTAYMAQALGFGKAKANTETAEKAATGRKGQPRTVKNLLTDAIDRLK, encoded by the coding sequence ATGCTTTCGCTGTCGTCGATCTACACCCAGCGTATGTACGAGATTATCATGATGTTCTACGGACGGGGACAGAAAGAGTTTACCTATGAAGTAGCGAAACTACGCACCGCGCTCAACTATCCCCCCGAACACGATTATTACGATTTCAAACGAAAGGCCTTAACCGTTGCTCAATCGGAACTGTCTCAGAAGATTGGCCTGCATTTTCATTACACGCCTTTCCTTAAAAGCGGAAAAGCCGTCATCGAACTCCGCTTTGAGGTTGTGTCTGATAATGACCTGATCAATACCGACGTAGAAACCGATCTGCGCACCGCCCAGGCCATGCAGCCTCACGAAGTCATGGCCATTGCCCGTAACCTCATCCATGACTACAAGTTCACCAAAAAACAGCAGAATCAGATCCTGGAGAACGTTACCCTGATGAACACCTTTATCCGGCTGCACACCGAATTCCATCACGGCAAGCGGGTGGCCAAGAACCCTACTGCCTACATGGCTCAGGCCCTAGGCTTCGGCAAAGCAAAGGCAAACACGGAAACGGCTGAGAAAGCGGCAACGGGCCGGAAAGGGCAACCCAGGACAGTAAAGAATCTGCTGACCGATGCGATTGATAGGCTTAAGTAA